Proteins from a genomic interval of Trichoderma breve strain T069 chromosome 2, whole genome shotgun sequence:
- a CDS encoding sugar transporter domain-containing protein, with the protein MRSRRGRFMTIYFDQHDPASEKHNPDFGRPSVSGLDYSPLPRVTGRSFAMGVLVSMGGLIFGYDTGQISGFLEMPDFLDRFGLTHSDGTKYFSNVRSGLIVALLSIGTLIGALVAAPIADRVGRKPSISLWALVVSIGFVIQIASITAWYQLMIGRFVSGLGVGALSLLVPMYQAETAPAWIRGAMVCAYQLFITMGIWLAACFNYGTVKHQSGNSGSWRIVIGLGWIWTLILGFGILLFPETPRYDFRHGHEERAKQTICRVYGATENHWAVHTQITEIERKLRAEDKIQLGPIKEFVGMFRAPRMAYRIALGMTLQMFQQLTGANYFFYYGTTIFKSVQINSFVTQIILNSINFGVTFIGLYMVEHFGRRKSLIAGSIWMFICFLIFASVGHFMLDLNDPSATPTPGVVLIVFACLFILGFATTWGPMIWTIQAEIFPSRYRAKGMALSTASNWIWNFCIGFFTPFITGAIDFRYGYVFAACNFVGALIIYFFVIEGQGRTLEEIDTMYLEHVLPWKSSKWVPPPPEHMANIRRKAGVDLDVLADQDSENAIANETSDKHVTPEGPAHQEHV; encoded by the exons ATGCGTTCTAGACGGGGCCGTTTTATGACCATCTACTTCGACCAGCATGATCCTGCGTCGGAGAAGCACAACCCCGACTTTGGTCGACCTTCAGTCTCTGGCCTGGACTATTCTCCTCTGCCACGTGTGACTGGACGGTCTTTCGCCATGGGTGTTTTGGTCTCAATGGGTGGATTGAT CTTTGGCTACGATACTGGTCAGATCTCTGGCTTTCTGGAAATGCCCGATTTCCTGGACCGGTTCGGTCTCACTCACTCTGACGGCACAAAATACTTTAGCAATGTTCGCTCTGGTCTCATCGTCGCTCTGCTGTCCATCGGTACTCTTATTGGAGCCTTGGTAGCTGCACCCATCGCTGATCGCGTTGGTCGTAAGCCTTCCATTTCGCTGTGGGCTCTGGTTGTCTCCATCGGTTTTGTCATTCAGATTGCATCTATAACGGCATGGTACCAGCTCATGATTGGACGATTTGTTTCCGGTCTGGGTGTTGGCGCCCTGAGTTTGCTTGTTCCCATGTACCAGGCTGAGACAGCACCCGCCTGGATTCGAGGTGCCATGGTTTGCGCTTACCagctcttcatcaccatgggTATCTGGCTCGCTGCCTGCTTCAACTACGGCACTGTCAAGCACCAGAGCGGCAACTCGGGCAGTTGGCGAATCGTCATTGGCCTAGGATGGATCTGGACCCTTATCCTTGGTTTCGGTATTCTGCTCTTTCCTGAGACTCCTCGATACGACTTCCGACACGGACATGAGGAGCGCGCCAAGCAGACCATTTGCCGTGTATACGGTGCAACAGAGAACCACTGGGCTGTCCACACTCAGATTACGGAAATTGAGCGCAAGCTCCGCGCTGAAGACAAGATCCAGCTTGGCCCCATCAAGGAGTTTGTCGGCATGTTCCGAGCTCCCCGTATGGCTTATCGTATCGCCCTTGGTATGACTCTGCAGATGTTCCAGCAGCTTACCGGTGCCAACTACTTCTTCTACTACGGTACCACAATCTTCAAGTCGGTGCAGATCAACTCCTTTGTCACTCAGATCATTCTCAACAGTATCAACTTTGGTGTCACCTTTATTGGTCTGTACATGGTTGAGCACTTTGGTCGTCGCAAGTCTCTCATTGCCGGTTCCATTTGGATGTTCAtttgcttcttgatcttcgCCTCTGTTGGTCATTTCATGCTTGATCTTAACGATCCCTCGGCTACCCCCACCCCAGGTGTTGTCCTCATCGTTTTCGCCTGTCTCTTCATTCTTGGCTTTGCCACTACTTGGGGTCCCATGATTTGGACCATTCAGGCCGAAATCTTCCCTTCACGATACCGTGCCAAGGGTATGGCTCTCTCCACTGCCAGTAACTGGATCTGGAACTTCTGCATTGGTTTCTTCACACCATTCATCACTGGCGCCATCGACTTTAG ATATGGTTATGTCTTTGCTGCCTGTAACTTTGTGGGAGCCCTCATCATCTacttcttcgtcattgaAGGCCAGGGCCGCACCCTTGAAGAGATCGATACCATGTATCTCGAGCATGTTCTTCCCTGGAAGAGCAGCAAGTGGGTGCCACCTCCTCCCGAGCACATGGCCAACATCCGCAGAAAGGCTGGCGTCGACCTTGATGTCCTTGCCGACCAAGACAGCGAGAACGCAATTGCCAACGAGACTTCGGATAAGCATGTGACTCCCGAAGGCCCGGCCCACCAAGAACACGTCTAA
- a CDS encoding glycosyltransferase family 20 domain-containing protein encodes MARRESLSEIRAANPELSLTGNIISATFNIPHAVTYHKGGAWDLKPRRGQSALIDSFAYLSSDATPWNHTVVAWTGEIGHPDDDPLSPPDTPSAAATATTAVSSLSAPVPIDATTRLPTPPPVDGLWVPKGDQTRLEQQLAHSKTIRTVPVWLADESEATDDGIMLKDQARWRRYAEHDLYTLFHYKQHEPTDGRKERAQWADYYRMNQKFANKIIEIYKPGDVVIVHDYYLMLLPSMLRQRAPKMYISFFLHSPFPSSEFLRCLPRRKEVLEGILGANLVGFQSYSYSRHFLSCCTRILGFPSDTLGIDAYGSRVQVGVFPIGIDADKVESTAWADTVNEKHAAVLKIVRGVAQKLQAFERFLEMYPHWREKVVLIQVTSPTSVEAEKDDPENKNASRVNELIIKINGEYGSLGFSPVQHYPQYLNQAEYFALLRAADIGLITSVRDGMNTTSLEYIVCQKDNNGPLILSEFSGTAGSLRDAIHINPWDITGVAEKINAALTMSVEERTKMQTSLYNHVTTQNVQSWITKFVRKVHSVLAETNSSKSTPLLDRALLLSRYRSASKRLFMFDYDGTLTPINSVWIISGRDQEFLQQHLGHIPQIGFSAEHGSFMRDPGSEEWINLAEKFDMGWQAEVMEVFQRYTDKVPGSFIERKRCALTWHYRLAEPEQGLHMSRECHKELEAGVGQKWEVEVMPGKANIEVRPTFISKGEIAKRLVATYHNPGAAPTEKDPHPGKIEFALCSGDDFTDEDMFRSLNGASGTILDDQHVFTVTVGASTKVTLAKWHLLEPEDVIECVGLLAGAGDPASLERVGEVNLAALSTVEGHIPAEEL; translated from the exons ATGGCGCGCCGTGAGTCTCTCTCAGAGATTCGCGCAGCCAACCCCGAGCTCTCCTTGACTGGGAACATCATCTCCGCGACCTTCAACATCCCCCATGCTGTGACATACCACAAGGGCGGCGCTTGG GATCTGAAGCCTCGCCGTGGTCAGTCGGCCCTCATCGACTCTTTCGCCTATCTCTCGTCTGATGCGACGCCATGGAATCATACTGTTGTCGCCTGGACAGGCGAGATTGGACACCCTGACGATGACCCGCTCTCTCCCCCAGACACCCCTTCAGCTGCGGCTACCGCTACCACAGCCGTCAGTTCGCTGTCGGCTCCCGTCCCGATCGATGCCACTACGCGATTGCCTACACCTCCCCCAGTTGATGGACTCTGGGTCCCTAAGGGAGACCAGACGcggctggagcagcagctggcCCATAGCAAAACCATTCGCACCGTGCCTGTCTGGCTTGCGGACGAGAGCGAGGCCACCGACGATGGCATCATGCTCAAGGACCAGGCCCGTTGGAGGCGCTATGCTGAGCATGACCTCTACACACTCTTCCATTACAAGCAGCACGAGCCTACCGATGGCCGCAAGGAACGCGCTCAGTGGGCAGATTACTACCGTATGAACCAGAAGTTTGCCAACAAGATCATTGAGATCTACAAGCCTGGTGATGTCGTCATCGTTCACGATTACTATCTTATGTTATTGCCTAGCATGCTACGCCAACGTGCTCCGAAGATGtacatctccttcttcctccattcGCCGTTTCCCAGCAGCGAATTCCTTCGATGCCTGCCTCGCCGCAAAGAGGTGCTCGAGGGCATCCTTGGCGCAAATCTTGTGGGATTCCAGTCGTACAGCTATTCGCGCCACTTcctcagctgctgcaccCGCATTCTCGGCTTCCCATCTGACACCCTTGGCATCGATGCGTACGGCTCCAGAGTACAGGTCGGAGTCTTCCCCATCGGTATTGATGCCGACAAGGTAGAAAGCACCGCTTGGGCGGATACTGTCAATGAGAAGCACGCCGCGGTGCTGAAGAT TGTAAGAGGCGTGGCTCAAAAGCTTCAGGCGTTTGAGCGCTTCTTGGAAATGTACCCTCActggagagaaaaggtgGTTTTGATCCAGGTCACATCTCCCACCAGCGTCGAGGCTGAAAAGGACGACCCGGAGAACAAGAATGCCAGTCGAGTCAAcgagctcatcatcaagatcaatGGTGAATATGGCAGCCTCGGCTTCTCGCCAGTGCAGCACTATCCCCAGTACCTCAACCAGGCCGAGTATTTCGCCTTGCTTCGTGCAGCCGACATTGGCCTCATCACCTCGGTTCGCGATGGCATGAATACGACCAGTCTCGAATACATTGTTTGCCAAAAGGACAATAACGGCCCTCTCATTCTTTCGGAGTTTAGTGGAACAGCGGGTAGTCTCCGCGATGCAATCCACATCAACCCCTGGGATATCACGGGCGTAGCGGAGAAGATCAACGCGGCACTGACCATGTCTGTCGAGGAGCGCACCAAGATGCAGACTAGCCTCTACAACCACGTCACGACGCAAAATGTGCAGTCGTGGATCACCAAATTCGTTCGCAAAGTGCACTCTGTGCTGGCCGAAACCAACTCAAGCAAATCAACGCCCTTGCTTGATCGTGCCCTCCTGCTGTCTCGCTACCGCTCTGCATCGAAGCGCTTGTTCATGTTTGATTACGATGGCACCCTGACGCCCATT AATTCGGTTTGGATTATCTCGGGCCGAGACCAAGAATtcctccagcagcacctTGGCCACATCCCCCAGATTGGGTTCTCCGCTGAGCATGGTAGCTTCATGAGAGACCCCGGTAGCGAGGAGTGGATCAACCTGGCGGAGAAATTCGACATGGGCTGGCAAGCAGAAGTCATGGAGGTGTTCCAGAGATACACGGACAAGGTTCCAG GTTCCTTCATCGAGCGAAAGCGTTGCGCCCTGACCTGGCATTACCGACTTGCCGAGCCCGAGCAGGGCCTACACATGTCACGCGAGTGCcacaaggagctggaagctGGAGTGGGCCAGAAGTGGGAGGTCGAAGTGATGCCGGGCAAGGCCAACATTGAGGTACGCCCTACCTTTATCAGCAAGGGTGAAATTGCCAAGCGGCTGGTGGCCACCTATCACAACCCGGGAGCTGCCCCGACAGAGAAGGATCCGCACCCTGGAAAGATCGAGTTTGCTCTCTGCTCCGGAGACGACTTTACGGATGAGGACATGTTCCGCAGTCTCAACGGGGCATCAGGTACGATCCTGGATGATCAACACGTCTTTACGGTTACTGTGGGGGCAAGCACCAAGGTGACGCTCGCCAAATGGCACCTGCTTGAGCCCGAAGATGTGATTGAGTGCGTGGGACTGCTGGCCGGTGCTGGCGACCCAGCCAGCCTCGAGCGTGTGGGAGAGGTCAATCTGGCAGCTCTCAGCACAGTCGAGGGACACATCCCGGCCGAGGAGCTGTGA
- a CDS encoding fungal zn(2)-Cys(6) binuclear cluster domain-containing protein, translated as MSASPPPSPSQHATAHAYASNGLEILQAASDAAQAIQNHHPLQNAAAEAVAQSHAVGVPIAPAPELAPGQLQQHLVAGPGGVMRDPTINPKLTRLRRACDMCSMRKVKCDDSNMPCRPCRELGVDCTFNRETKRRGPPNKHAEAAKAAKRARIDQAVAPPGFPSSPSPQNAAKTLMTISTDGVLDAEAIAPMPVLELLVDDFFTYIHPLAPFPHEPTFRQSFANREDRLKPEFLGLLASMIGTLVASFPRSAREHLKAQHSTHLFPKAIVMIEKCRDIALLTRGSRWVLKQPKTLDDAATSYFLGLASGYTLQWNASRHFMAETLTLLRELGFSRPKHPGELPTFGSDSFAPDSMPFNHVKDQIGKRIFWCLLLGVRSFSQLGASHTDIVIAPSTPSLPYPAYPENVDDICVLANEIIHQAEGSVTLLTGFRFGIDIYTTMNGVVSLELAYGMSTLPWADQRLLLRDGLLAAKSIIDNLPPELQLGNSGDETNPLAGMEDSGLQYVPPVWPNTQPPHDVRNIIKTQPTRRRQLQYEIQKANIFVSQLATRSYFVELYFNLRDVHLSEQQQTLEVEGTSEEEKAIQEDDKEILEFMSAEREIIVQNLLTVLGSISQRNLEPNGGSLINKIRQVASTLLNDAPERKGPFAIKSEEALSQLLEVLMKLEKTGPVGETRAPDPLQMTAEDEEEELRHWADLREYQLRFAANGGFAGEL; from the exons ATGTCGGCTTCTCCCCCACCGTCGCCGTCGCAGCACGCTACAGCCCACGCCTACGCCAGCAATGGGCTGGAGATCCTGCAGGCTGCCAGCGATGCTGCTCAGGCCATCCAGAATCACCATCCTCTGCAGAATGCCGCTGCCGAAGCCGTCGCCCAGTCCCATGCTGTCGGCGTGCCCATCGCGCCCGCGCCCGAGCTGGCGCCGggacagcttcagcagcatctcgtggCCGGGCCGGGAGGCGTCATGCGGGATCCCACCATCAACCCCAAGCTGACGCGACTTCGACGCGCCTGTGACATGTGCAGCATGCGCAAGGTCAAGTGCGACGACTCTAACATGCCTTGTCGCCCTTGCCGCGAGCTTGGCGTTGACTGTACCTTCAATCGCGAGACCAAGAGACGCGGACCGCCGAACAAGCACGCCGAAGCTGCTAAGGCGGCTAAGAGAGCTCGCATCGATCAGGCTGTAGCTCCTCCTGGCTTCCcctcgtctccatcgccCCAGAATGCTGCCAAGACGCTCATGACCATATCGACGGATGGTGTCTTGGATGCAGAGGCAATTGCGCCAATGCCCGTGTTGGAGCTCCTGGTGGATGATTTCTTTACATACATCCATCCGCTTGCTCCGTTTCCCCACGAGCCCACCTTTCGACAGTCCTTTGCGAATAGAGAGGATCGATTGAAGCCCGAGTTCCTGGGGTTGCTGGCTAGTATGATTGGTACTTTGGTCGCATCGTTTCCGCGCAGTGCGAGAGAGCATCTCAAGGCGCAGCACAGCACGCATTTGTtccccaaggccattgtCATGATTGAAAAATGTCGTGACATTGCCCTTCTCACGCGTGGGAGCAGATGGGTTTTGAAACAACCAAAAACGCTGGACGACGCTGCCACCAGCTATTTTCTTGGACTGGCTTCCGGCTACACCTTGCAGTGGAATGCATCTCGCCATTTCATGGCCGAAACTTTGACTCTGCTCAGAGAACTCGGCTTTAGCAGGCCCAAGCACCCCGGAGAGCTGCCTACCTTTGGGAGTGACAGCTTCGCTCCTGATTCGATGCCGTTCAATCACGTTAAGGACCAGATTGGCAAGCGTATCTTTTGGTGCCTGCTGCTAGGCGTTCG CTCGTTCTCGCAGCTCGGCGCATCCCATACCGATATCGTTATTGCCCCATCAACCCCCAGCCTTCCCTATCCTGCATATCCCGAGAACGTAGATGACATTTGCGTTCTTGCAAACGAAATCATTCACCAAGCAGAGGGCAGTGTGACGCTTCTTACTGGATTCCGTTTCGGTATTGATATCTACACAACTATGAATGGCGTCGTCAGCCTGGAGCTAGCGTACGGCATGAGCACTCTTCCTTGGGCAGATCAAAGACTCCTCCTTAGGGATGGCCTTTTGGCTGCCAAAAGCATCATTGATAATCTACCGCCAGAGCTCCAGCTGGGCAATTCCGGAGACGAAACAAATCCTTTGGCTGGCATGGAGGATTCCGGCCTCCAATACGTGCCACCAGTGTGGCCCAACACGCAGCCACCACACGATGTGCGCAACATCATCAAAACGCAACCTACGAGGCGTCGACAGCTTCAGTACGAGATACAGAAGGCTAATATTTTTGTATCGCAACTGGCTACAAGATCGTATTTTGTGGAACTGTACTTCAACCTGAGAGATGTCCATCTGAGCGAGCAGCAACAAACTCTCGAGGTCGAGGGTACAagtgaagaggagaaagctattcaagaagatgacaaggAGATTTTGGAATTCATGTCGGCTGAGCGAGAAATTATCGTTCAAAACCTCTTGACGGTGCTGGGATCCATCTCGCAACGAAATCTCGAACCCAATGGAGGATCtctcatcaacaagattCGTCAGGTTGCCTCCACGCTCCTAAACGATGCCcctgaaagaaaagggccgTTTGCCATCAAGTCAGAAGAGGCTCTGTCTCAGCTCCTTGAAGTCTTAATGAAGCTCGAAAAGACAGGTCCCGTGGGAGAGACCCGTGCACCAGACCCGCTTCAGATGACGgcggaagatgaggaagaagagctgcgACACTGGGCCGACTTGAGGGAATACCAGCTACGTTTCGCCGCAAATGGAGGCTTTGCTGGAGAATTGTAA
- a CDS encoding zinc-binding dehydrogenase domain-containing protein translates to MRAWTFSSGGMPEKVLSFNPSLPAPAAPKGSDVLIKISHASLSSPGTNLMRDIPSLLRKNAIPELDFSGRVVSAGPDVPAEFAPGAAVFGTVSKSGSIIHNQGTLAEYIVLNVNCIAPKPTNITFAEAACLSCLGQVALEMVRQAKIKTGDRVLVNGGSGAVGSAAIQLCKDLGAFVVTTCSTKNAYRMKQSLGVDEIIDYALVKSIPAALEKSYSASQFDAILDTVGSRELFLRCPKYLKPEGVFINVGDGSEGRLSLILHTLQNVLQPSILGGVPRRYMTFSAPLNGQNAAYLGNLASNGKIMVFIDSTFPLEDAISGYNRYQSGQAQGRVVIDIANMDTQDQ, encoded by the exons ATGCGTGCTTGGACTTTCAGCAGCGGCGGTATGCCAGAGAAAGTCTTGTCATTCAACCCGTCCCTTCCTGCACCCGCAGCCCCAAAGGGCTCGGATGTCCTGATCAAAATATCTCACGCttcactctcttccccaGGAACAAATTTGATGAGGGACATTCCGTCTCTTTTGAGGAAAAACGCAATACCAGAACTTGACTTTTCTGGGCGCGTAGTCTCAGCTGGCCCTGATGTTCCGGCTGAATTCGCTCCAGGTGCGGCTGTGTTTGGTACTGTTTCTAAATCGGGCAGTATCATTCATAATCAGGGAACGCTGGCAGAGTACATTGTACTGAATGTCAATTGTATCGCCCCCAAGCCGACCAATATAACAtttgcagaagctgcttgtcTAAGCTGCCTCGGACAAGTGGCGTTGGAAATGGTCCGTCAAGCTAAAATTAAAACCGGCGATCGAGTTCTCGTCAATGGGGGTAGTGGTGCTGTAGGATCAGCCGCTATCCAGCTCTGTAAGGACTTGGGCGCCTTCGTCGTGACAACTTGTTCCACCAAAAACGCCTATCGGATGAAGCAGTCTTTGGGAGTAGATGAG ATTATTGATTACGCTCTAGTCAAGTCCATACCTGCTGCCCTTGAGAAGTCCTACAGCGCGAGCCAATTTGATGCAATCCTGGACACGGTAGGCTCGAGAGAGTTGTTTCTGCGATGCCCAAAGTATCTCAAGCCTGAGGGCGTGTTCATCAACGTCGGTGACGGCAGCGAAGGTCGGCTTAGTCTAATTCTACACACACTTCAAAATGTGTTGCAGCCGAGTATCTTGGGTGGCGTGCCGAGGCGATATATGACATTCAGCGCGCCGTTGAATGGGCAAAATGCAGCATATCTTGGAAACTTGGCTTCGAATGGCAAGATTATGGTGTTCATTGACTCGACATTCCCGTTAGAAGACGCCATTAGC GGATACAACCGCTACCAGAGCGGTCAAGCTCAAGGCAGAGTTGTCATCGACATAGCGAATATGGATACACAAGATCAGTAA
- a CDS encoding nmrA-like family domain-containing protein — MASFHNIAVLGGTGQVGRPIVKALIDAKFNVTVVTRSLGSHPKEVNGASFVTSDYTYESLVKILTGQEAVVSAVAAGPPIAAQKVMVDAAIQAGVKRFIPSEYGSSSIDQPLEDFKKLMAPKTELIAYLREKCRIHPGFTWTCLSGGALIDMGIPNGVWGFSVSDRTATIFDTGEARFDSTTIPAMTRSVVSVLQKPADSANKYLQIRSFVVSQSEILALLEDITQSKWSVSYVNAENLRQEGWKLLAGGNPKEGIENIVRGALFQGQKDISVSQDALANTQLGLQTTNLRDYLESMVKN; from the exons ATGGCGAGTTTTCACAATATCGCAGTTCTCGGC GGAACTGGCCAAGTTGGCCGACCGATTGTTAAAGCCTTGATAGACGCAAAATTCAACGTTACAGTCGTGACGCGGAGTCTAGGCTCGCATCCTAAGGAAGTCAATGGGGCGAGTTTCGTGACTAGCGACTATACGTACGAGTCCCTTGTTAAGATCTTAACAGGTCAGGAGGCAGTGGTGAGTGCCGTGGCTGCTGGGCCGCCCATCGCAGCTCAGAAAGTCATGGTCGATGCGGCAATCCAGGCCGGGGTCAAGCGATTTATCCCCAGCGAATATGGCTCTAGCAGTATTGATCAGCCACTTGAAGacttcaagaagctcatgGCACCGAAGACCGAATTGATTGCTTACCTCCGGGAAAAGTGTCGAATACATCCAGGATTTACTTGGACGTGCCTCTCTGGAGGCGCATTGATTGATATG GGTATTCCCAACGGGGTCTGGGGGTTTTCGGTGTCTGATAGAACAGCCACTATATTTGACACTGGTGAAGCTCGTTTTGACTCTACCACAATTCCTGCTATGACGCGAAGCGTGGTGTCCGTTTTGCAAAAGCCTGCGGACAGTGCCAACAAATATCTGCAGATCAGGAGCTTCGTCGTTTCGCAATCAGAGATTCTTGCATTGTTGGAGGACATTACTCAGTCAAAATGGAGTGTATCTTATGTCAATGCCGAGAATCTTCGCCAAGAAGGCTGGAAGTTGCTTGCGGGCGGCAATCCAAAGGAGGGCATCGAAAATATTGTTAGAGGTGCTCTCTTTCAAGGACAGAAAGACATCTCAGTGTCTCAGGATGCCCTTGCAAATACACAGCTGGGATTACAGACGACGAACCTACGAGACTATCTAGAGAGTATGGTTAAGAACTAA
- a CDS encoding NADPH-dependent FMN reductase domain-containing protein: MNGHGDLNNTHAARATNILEVDPKFSNKSLAVDAHEDEASIRKHYRPFLLPTATGDDWVADLELATTLKMVESEILDKKQDRLRILVLYGSLRNRSFSRLLAYEASRILFRLGCDVRVYDPSGLPQKDDVQHDHPKVQELRELSKWSDGHLWVSPEQHGNLTGLFKQQIDWIPLSSGSVRPTQGRTLAIAQVSGGSQSFNAVNSLRILGRWMRMFTIPNQSSVPKAYTQFTSEAEGSRMIPSSNRNRLVDCMEELVKYTIVMRPHFELFGDRYSEREERRQK; this comes from the exons ATGAACGGACACGGAGATTTGAACAATACACACGCTGCTAGGGCGACTAATATACTAGAAGTTGACCCCAAGTTTAGCAATAAGTCGCTGGCTGTCGATGCCcacgaagatgaagcttctATTCGGAAACACTACCGGCCGTTCCTATTGCCCACAGCTACGGGGGACGACTGGGTGGCGGATTTGGAACTGGCTACGACGTTGAAAATGGTTGAGTCAGAAATTCTCGATAAAAAGCAAGATCGCCTTCGAATCCTCGTTTTATACGGAAGTTTGAGAAACAG ATCTTTTTCTCGCCTTTTGGCCTATGAAGCATCACGTATTCTGTTTCGCCTTGGTTGCGATGTCCGCGTATATGATCCATCTGGCCTACCGCAAAAAGATGATGTGCAGCATGACCACCCAAAAGTTCAAGAACTACGTGAGCTGAGTAAATGGAGTGATGGGCACCTTTGGGTCAGCCCGGAACAGCACGGAAACCTA ACAGGTTTGTTCAAACAGCAGATAGACTGGATTCCGTTGTCGTCTGGCTCCGTACGGCCTACTCAGGGCAGGACCCTGGCCATTGCGCAGGTCAGTGGTGGCTCACAGTCGTTCAACGCTGTCAATTCGTTACGGATTCTGGGGCGCTGGATGCGCATGTTCACCATACCGAACCAGAGCTCTGTTCCAAAAGCTTATACCCAGTTTACCTCTGAGGCAGAGGGTAGCCGCATGATTCCCAGCTCCAACCGCAATCGTCTTGTGGATTGcatggaggagctggtaAAGTACACAATAGTCATGCGTCCTCATTTTGAGTTATTTGGAGATCGATATAGTGAGCGCGAAGAAAGAAGGCAAAAATAG